CACTAATTGAGCAAAATATAATTCCTAGCTTTTCAAGCTCATCTTGATAAGTTGTTTTAATAGAAACTGAGTCAAAAACAGCATCAACAGCAACACCTGCAAGCATTTTTTGCTCTTCAAGTGGAATTCCTAGCTTTTCATAAGTTTTTAAAATCTCAGGATCAACTTCATCTAGAGAGTTTAAAGCTTTTTTTGGTGCTGAATAGTATGCATAATCTTGATAATCTATTTTTGGATATTCTAAATTTGTCCATGTTGGTTCTTCCATTTTTAACCATTTTTCATATGCTTTTAATCTAAAATCTAGTAAAAATTGAGGTTCATCTTTTTTTGCACTAATTGCTCTTATAACATCTTCATTTAAACCTTTTGCAAAAGTGTCACTTTGAACTAAAGTTTCAAAACCTAATTTATAATCTGTGTTTATAATGTCATGTATTTGTTGATTTTCACTCATGACTTCTCCATAAAATTTATTTGTTTTAATTAAGACTAATATTGTCCGATTTGAATAATATCAAAATAAGTATATAATGTAAAGACATAAATACTAATAAAGTAAAAGGAATTAGTAAAAAAAGTAATTTATTGCCTATTAAATCGTATTTAAAATTAAGATAAAATTTATCCTATTTTAAATAAAATGCAAAAAAATTATTATAAAAATAAAAAAATATTATAAAGTATGGAATGAAAATGAAAAATTATTCAAAAAAAATAGAGGAAAGAATTAACAATCCAAAGAATTTTGGAGAGATAACAAAAGAAGAGGCACGGAATTTAGGCTGTAAACTAGTTGTTGCAGACTTTGAATCAAATGGAAATGATACTTTAAGAGTATATTTTGCAATTACAAAAGATAAAATAGTTTTTAATGCAAAATTTAAATCATTTGCAACAGGTTTAATAGTTGCTCTAAATGATATGATGATTGAGTTATGTATTGGAAAGAGTATTGAAAAAGTAGCAAATTTGTTTAAAACTGATGTTGAATTTGCTTTAAGAGATGAACCACAAATACCAGCTCTTAGTATTGAAGAGCTACACAATAGTTTTTTAAATTTTGTGATACTAAAAAAAGTTGCATTAAATTCTGAAAAAAGAGATATGAACGATTTTGATGATGATTATATAGTTTGTGATTGTGCTAGAACAAATTTAAAAACTATAAAAGATGCTATCAAAAATTTTGATTTATTAACTATTGAAGATATAGGAAATGTTACAAAAGCTGGAATATTTTGTAAATCTTGTCAAAAAGAGGGTGGACTTGAAGAAAAAGAGATATATTTAAGTGATATTTTGGAACAAACAAGAGCGCAAATAGAAAATGAAAAACAAAAAGATGAGCCATCATATATTAATACAAGTTTTGAAGTTATGACAAAAGAGCAAAAAATAGAGTTGATAGAAGATGTTTTAGATGATGATGTAAGACCAATGCTTGTTATGGATGGTGGAAATATGGAGATTTTAGATATTGTAGAGTCACCTCCTCATCATGATTTATATATTAGATATTTAGGTGCTTGTAGTGGGTGTAGTTCTGGAAGTATGGGAACTTTATATGCAATTGAGTCTATTTTACAAAGTAAAGTAAATGAAAATATTAGAGTTTTACCAATTTAAGATAAAAGATTAGTTATTTTGATACAATAAAATAAACTTTTTTAGGAATATTTATGTTTGCTATATATAACAATGGAACAGTAGGATTTAGAAGTACTAGTGACAATTTATATGCTTTGAAAAATGTTGAAGAGTTAGAGTCTGCTAGGTTTGAACCAAAAGAGGGATTGATTCAAAATTTTTCAAATGAATTAAATAAAGAGAAAAAAGATCAATTCCTAAACTCTTATAAAAAAGTTGCTACTTTAGATACTCTGGAGCCAGTTTATAAAGCAAGAGATATTATGACTCATGATGTAATATATGCTAGAAATGACTTAACAATTGAAGATATCTACTATTTAATAAAAGAGAAGAAAGTATCTCAAATTCCAATTACTGGTTTTGGTAAAAAAATTATTGGTATAGTAAATAAGAAGATAATTTTATCTTTACTTATGAATCATTTAGATGATACACAAGCTATTTTAAAAAGAAAAATTGATGATGTTTATTTGCCAGAAGTTTTAACAGCTGATCCAGATTCGGATGTTAGAGATGTTGTTAAAGTAATGCTTGATTTAAAACTAGATGCAATTCCAATAGTTGATGATAGTGATGTTTTAATGGGAATTATATCAAAAACAGATATTTTAAAAGCTGTTGCAAACTTACCAAAACTTCAGCTTTGGTCTTAGTTAAGTTAGATTTTATTTATAAAACTGTTCCATCATCAAAAATAACTTTATCTCTACCCTTATTTTTTGCTTCATAAAGTAGTTCATCAGCCTTTGTTTGAGCATCAACTATAGAGTTATAATTATTTCTAAAAGTAACTCCAGCTGAAAAAGTAATATTTATTTTATGCTCTTTATATATAAAAGTACTATTTAAAAAAGCATTTTTAACTCTTTTTATATATCTTATTAGCTCTATTTTATCTCTAAAGTTGATTAATGCCACAAACTCTTCTCCACCATAACGAGCTACAATATCCTCTTTTCTTGTAAGCTCTTTTAAAATTTTTGCAAAAGATTTCAAAATTTCATCACCACATGCATGACCATATTTATCATTTATTTTTTTAAAGTGGTCAATATCGAAAAATACAACTGCAAAATTTGTTTCAAATATAAAAAACTGTTTTTCTGTTTTTTTTGCTTCAACTTCATAAGCTCTTCTATTTAAAACAGAAGTTAAAAAGTCATATAAATACTCCTCTTTTGTCATTTGAAGCTCTCTTTCAAGCTCTTCAATTTGCTTATTTAGCTGTTTAAATCTATCAATATTTGATGATAAAATTCTGTTATTTTCAAGTAAAGAGTCCTCAAGCTTATAAATAGTATTAATCAATCTTTTTTGAACAGCTGTTAGCTCTCTTTTTGAAAAATCAGAAATTTCTAAAGATTCTAAATCTTCTTTTATTTTTTTTATATCTTCATTTGAACTATTGCTATCATTTAATGTTTTATCGTAGTATCTGCTCATTAAAGATGTTAGTTTTATAATATCATTTGTTTTCTCTTTTAAAACTCTTCTATCGGCTTCTATCCTATTTTTTGCAAAATTTTTTATTTTTAAAATAGACTCTTTTGATGTTATTTGTATTGGATTTCTAAGACAATCAAGAATAAAATCTTCAATCTCCTCTTTTAATTCAAAATTTACTGAAGGAGCTAAAAGATCACTAAAAGTACCTATTAGTGATTTTAATTCATCATTATTTGCTCTTTTTGATAAAATAGGTATTATTTCAAAAATTGACTCACTACTTAGAACTTTTTTTTCATCATTTGTTAGATTTTTTAGAGCTTCGTTTAGTATGTTTACATC
Above is a genomic segment from Aliarcobacter cryaerophilus containing:
- a CDS encoding NifU family protein, translating into MKNYSKKIEERINNPKNFGEITKEEARNLGCKLVVADFESNGNDTLRVYFAITKDKIVFNAKFKSFATGLIVALNDMMIELCIGKSIEKVANLFKTDVEFALRDEPQIPALSIEELHNSFLNFVILKKVALNSEKRDMNDFDDDYIVCDCARTNLKTIKDAIKNFDLLTIEDIGNVTKAGIFCKSCQKEGGLEEKEIYLSDILEQTRAQIENEKQKDEPSYINTSFEVMTKEQKIELIEDVLDDDVRPMLVMDGGNMEILDIVESPPHHDLYIRYLGACSGCSSGSMGTLYAIESILQSKVNENIRVLPI
- a CDS encoding HPP family protein; this translates as MFAIYNNGTVGFRSTSDNLYALKNVEELESARFEPKEGLIQNFSNELNKEKKDQFLNSYKKVATLDTLEPVYKARDIMTHDVIYARNDLTIEDIYYLIKEKKVSQIPITGFGKKIIGIVNKKIILSLLMNHLDDTQAILKRKIDDVYLPEVLTADPDSDVRDVVKVMLDLKLDAIPIVDDSDVLMGIISKTDILKAVANLPKLQLWS
- a CDS encoding GGDEF domain-containing protein, whose amino-acid sequence is MNENLKEITKNTLEKLRQKNLPTTPENYFLEFKEQAKIFNTEYSDVNILNEALKNLTNDEKKVLSSESIFEIIPILSKRANNDELKSLIGTFSDLLAPSVNFELKEEIEDFILDCLRNPIQITSKESILKIKNFAKNRIEADRRVLKEKTNDIIKLTSLMSRYYDKTLNDSNSSNEDIKKIKEDLESLEISDFSKRELTAVQKRLINTIYKLEDSLLENNRILSSNIDRFKQLNKQIEELERELQMTKEEYLYDFLTSVLNRRAYEVEAKKTEKQFFIFETNFAVVFFDIDHFKKINDKYGHACGDEILKSFAKILKELTRKEDIVARYGGEEFVALINFRDKIELIRYIKRVKNAFLNSTFIYKEHKINITFSAGVTFRNNYNSIVDAQTKADELLYEAKNKGRDKVIFDDGTVL